In Oryza sativa Japonica Group chromosome 2, ASM3414082v1, the following are encoded in one genomic region:
- the LOC4328557 gene encoding F-box/FBD/LRR-repeat protein At1g78750: MNGGFPRGKRGRNATATAGPDFLSALPEGILHHIMSFLNVRQVIQTCVLSWRWRDLWRSVPRINANYCELSMSPIAAFTPDNEAAFKRFVNRLLERRDPAAVIHTFNLRYTISNPNNRDNDSADANRWISHALQNQASFLKIIVDAHELHLDHTVFTSCYLGRITLKNVFLDQGFFEQLEIGCPLLQDLLLYDCIIGDDEISSETLNVLTMYGCQFPTLQESCISAPNLTSLIMHQPENFVPVLDDVASLVTATVDLFPLIEFCAYDMRQLLWSLSGVRNLDLDYYACKMTIKNNPQLCPKFINLVDLTLGQWCLDSDFYVLIIFLQSSPKLEKLTLKLEKYYPHPYEHIIGDELTERSFTCEHLKIVEIICMEDDEPLAKIVEGLFVDNGMNSVRFDIKYWSQIPFQLPAFYRELYN, from the exons ATGAATGGCGGTTTCCCGCGCGGCAAGCGCGGGCGGAACGCCACCGCAACCGCTGGCCCAGACTTTCTCAGCGCCCTCCCCGAGGGTATCCTCCACCACATCATGTCCTTCCTGAACGTGCGCCAGGTCATTCAGACGTGCGTGCTGTCGTGGCGGTGGCGCGACCTCTGGCGCTCCGTGCCCCGCATCAACGCCAACTACTGCGAGCTCAGCATGTCCCCGATCGCCGCCTTCACACCAGACAACGAGGCGGCGTTCAAGAGGTTCGTCAACCGGCTGCTCGAGCGCCGCGaccccgccgccgtcatccacACCTTCAACCTCAGATACACCATTTCCAACCCAAACAACCGCGATAACGACTCGGCGGACGCCAACAGGTGGATCAGCCACGCGTTGCAGAATCAAGCTAGTTTCCTCAAGATCATCGTGGATGCGCACGAATTGCACCTCGATCACACGGTGTTCACATCATGCTACTTGGGTAGAATCACTCTCAAGAATGTGTTCTTGGACCAAGGCTTCTTCGAGCAGCTGGAGATTGGCTGCCCACTGCTGCAGGATCTCCTCTTGTACGACTGCATCATTGGAGATGATGAGATCTCATCTGAGACCCTGAATGTTCTCACCATGTATGGATGTCAGTTCCCAACTCTGCAGGAGAGCTGCATTTCTGCGCCGAATCTGACATCTCTGATCATGCATCAGCCTGAGAACTTCGTGCCCGTACTGGACGACGTCGCGTCGCTGGTGACGGCAACAGTTGACCTGTTTCCTCTCATCGAATTTTGTGCTTATGACATGCGCCAGTTGCTCTGGAGCCTTTCTGGTGTTAGAAATTTGGACCTCGATTACTATGCGTGTAAG ATGACAATAAAAAACAATCCTCAGTTATGCCCGAAATTTATCAATCTTGTCGACCTGACTCTCGGACAATGGTGTCTAGATTCAGACTTCTACGTGTTGATTATTTTCCTTCAGAGCTCACCAAAACTGGAAAAGCTTACTCTGAAACTCGAAAAG TATTATCCGCATCCATATGAACATATCATTGGTGATGAGCTTACAGAAAGATCGTTTACATGTGAGCATCTTAAGATTGTTGAGATCATATGCATGGAGGATGATGAACCCCTGGCCAAGATCGTGGAAGGCTTGTTTGTTGACAATGGCATGAACTCTGTTCGGTTTGATATCAAATATTGGAGTCAGATCCCGTTTCAGTTACCTGCATTTTACCGAGAATTGTACAACTGA
- the LOC4328558 gene encoding small ribosomal subunit protein bS21c, translating to MAAAPATTSLLSALLQLPLAPFSGRRSPPPPSVVHVAPPRSPTAAVAATKGYNVQIVVDENEGEESIFRRFRREVMRAGVLQEIKRRRRYESKKDERKRKAREAGRRNRRRRMMEEPRFPEDDADSEAARRARDDEKDNWEIDGIL from the exons ATGGCTGCCGCTCCAGCCACCACGTCACTGCTGAGCGCGCTGCTGCAGCTTCCCCTGGCCCCGTTCTccgggaggaggtcgccgccgccgccgtcggtggtccaCGTGGCGCCCCCGcgctcgccgacggcggcggtcgcggcgaCCAAGGGGTACAATGTGCAGATCGTGGTGGACGAGAACGAGGGGGAGGAGTCCATCTTCCGGCGGTTCCGGCGGGAGGTGATGAGGGCCGGCGTGCTCCAGGAGatcaagcgccgccgccgctacgagAGCAAGAAGGACGAGCGCAAGCGCAAGGCCCGCGAGGCCGGCCGCCGCAACCGCCGCAG GCGTATGATGGAGGAGCCTAGGTTCCCAGAAGACGATGCTGATTCAGAGGCCGCGAGGAGGGCTCGTGACGATGAAAAGGATAACTGGGAGATTGACGGAATTCTGTGA